A region from the Sandaracinus amylolyticus genome encodes:
- the egtD gene encoding L-histidine N(alpha)-methyltransferase, translated as MRGPESIASLDHERARFEEDVVRGLSTRPRSLPCKYLYDERGSRLFDRITTLDEYYLTRAETALLHAHAREIATRLGRAIDLVELGSGSSVKTRILLDALIAPARYVPIDISAKYLAESARKLSASYPSLRVEPRVADYARPMARFAMPRIATRRVVFFPGSSIGNFEPDEAIVFLDRARTIAGSGGVVIVGVDLPKDASVIEPAYDDAQGVTAAFNQNLLVRINRELGGDFDLDAFVHRAPWDASRRRVEMQLVSTRAQTVRIAGRRFAFEQDEVIVTEHCYKHGIEDFRAMARAAGLGGGPVWTDPEARVSLHWLDA; from the coding sequence GTGCGAGGACCCGAGTCGATCGCTTCGCTCGATCACGAGCGCGCCCGCTTCGAAGAGGACGTGGTCCGAGGGCTCTCGACCCGGCCACGGTCGCTCCCGTGCAAGTACCTCTACGACGAGCGCGGATCGCGGCTCTTCGATCGCATCACGACGCTCGACGAGTACTACCTCACGCGCGCGGAGACCGCGCTCCTGCACGCGCACGCGCGCGAGATCGCGACGCGCCTCGGACGCGCGATCGATCTCGTCGAGCTCGGGAGCGGCAGCAGCGTCAAGACGCGCATCCTGCTCGACGCGCTGATCGCGCCCGCGCGCTACGTCCCGATCGACATCTCGGCGAAGTACCTCGCGGAGAGCGCGCGCAAGCTGAGCGCATCGTATCCGTCGCTCCGCGTCGAGCCGCGCGTGGCGGACTACGCGCGGCCGATGGCGCGCTTCGCGATGCCGCGGATCGCGACGCGGCGCGTGGTGTTCTTCCCGGGCTCGAGCATCGGGAACTTCGAGCCCGACGAAGCGATCGTGTTCCTCGATCGTGCGCGCACCATCGCGGGGAGCGGTGGCGTGGTGATCGTCGGCGTCGATCTGCCGAAGGACGCGTCGGTGATCGAGCCCGCGTACGACGACGCGCAGGGCGTGACCGCGGCGTTCAACCAGAACCTGCTGGTGCGCATCAACCGCGAGCTCGGCGGGGACTTCGACCTCGACGCGTTCGTGCATCGCGCGCCGTGGGACGCGTCGCGACGGCGCGTCGAGATGCAGCTCGTGAGCACACGCGCGCAGACGGTGCGCATCGCCGGGCGGCGCTTCGCGTTCGAGCAGGACGAGGTGATCGTCACCGAGCACTGCTACAAGCACGGCATCGAGGACTTCCGCGCGATGGCGCGCGCGGCCGGGCTCGGCGGCGGCCCGGTGTGGACCGACCCGGAGGCGCGGGTCAGCCTGCACTGGCTCGACGCTTGA
- a CDS encoding TolC family protein — translation MRQWIWCGAAVMAAGCVSQTTWRALDDVERELATHAREEDEPTSAPARAGSCEEIVARVVASHPSLDALRANARASIAEARAEGALPAPELMLEVWDFPIGDPERADREGMYMAGLAQSLPPAGALDGRARAAAEEAREALGEWSERRRELRADAAHACTDWAEAKAIDARLAAAEDVLARMSEALRARLPTSDDPLAELARVDAERARVRRMRAETETTMARAEARLAAWIGESTITIEGEPSLRVIDAVPDRDALFERAMRARGVIESARASARAAAARADAASAEASIPMFRVSATYMQMPQARAGLGASFSMTLPWLWSGEGAMHDAARARAEAALDVVAATERTLRGEIAAAIAALETARRALATIESEERPAVERALGAIAATYASGPADLLAWIDAARALRELEVEDARLRAAAAHAWIDLESAVGGPIETEVAR, via the coding sequence TTGAGGCAGTGGATCTGGTGCGGCGCGGCCGTGATGGCCGCGGGTTGTGTGTCGCAGACGACGTGGCGCGCGCTCGACGACGTCGAGCGCGAGCTCGCGACCCATGCGCGTGAGGAGGACGAGCCGACGAGCGCGCCGGCGCGCGCGGGCTCGTGCGAGGAGATCGTGGCGCGCGTGGTCGCGTCGCATCCCTCGCTCGATGCGCTGCGAGCGAACGCGCGCGCGTCGATCGCGGAGGCACGCGCCGAGGGCGCGCTGCCCGCGCCCGAGCTGATGCTGGAGGTGTGGGACTTTCCGATCGGCGATCCCGAGCGCGCCGATCGCGAGGGCATGTACATGGCCGGGCTCGCCCAGAGCCTGCCGCCGGCCGGCGCGCTCGACGGTCGCGCGCGCGCCGCGGCGGAAGAAGCGCGCGAGGCGCTCGGCGAGTGGTCGGAGCGGCGCCGCGAGCTCCGCGCCGACGCCGCGCACGCGTGCACCGACTGGGCGGAGGCGAAGGCGATCGACGCGCGGCTCGCCGCGGCGGAGGACGTGCTCGCGCGGATGAGCGAGGCGCTGCGCGCGCGCCTGCCGACGAGCGACGATCCGCTCGCAGAGCTCGCGCGGGTCGACGCCGAGCGCGCACGCGTGCGGCGGATGCGCGCCGAGACGGAGACCACGATGGCGCGCGCCGAGGCGCGGCTCGCAGCGTGGATCGGCGAGAGCACGATCACGATCGAGGGCGAGCCCTCGCTCCGCGTGATCGATGCCGTTCCCGATCGCGACGCGCTCTTCGAGCGCGCGATGCGCGCGCGCGGCGTGATCGAGAGCGCACGAGCGAGCGCACGCGCGGCGGCAGCGCGCGCCGACGCGGCGTCGGCCGAAGCGAGCATCCCGATGTTCCGCGTGTCCGCGACGTACATGCAGATGCCGCAGGCGCGCGCCGGCCTCGGCGCGTCGTTCTCGATGACGCTGCCCTGGCTTTGGAGCGGCGAAGGCGCGATGCACGACGCGGCGCGCGCGCGCGCCGAGGCCGCGCTCGACGTGGTCGCCGCGACCGAGCGCACGCTGCGTGGCGAGATCGCCGCCGCGATCGCGGCGCTCGAGACCGCGCGACGCGCCCTCGCGACGATCGAGAGCGAGGAGCGCCCCGCGGTCGAGCGCGCGCTCGGCGCGATCGCCGCGACGTACGCGAGCGGGCCCGCGGATCTGCTCGCGTGGATCGACGCAGCGC